A single genomic interval of Celeribacter indicus harbors:
- a CDS encoding Ppx/GppA family phosphatase: METLHDWGVFGRPLFLDDDARALSRVGVVDVGSNSVRLVVFDGATRSPAYFYNEKIMCGLGAGLRETGRLNPEGKERAMAAIKRFQKLAQGMQIPPLTAVATAAMREAEDGPAFREEIERETGLSLWVIDGEEEARLSAQGVLLGWPEADGLVCDIGGSSMELAVVRGGEVGARVTSPLGPLKLQGLGGGRKGLKDHIAPIMAELGEKMGTDHKRIYLVGGSWRAIARIDMERRNYPLHVLHEYRMSSRAVTDTIKFIRKSDIATLRARTGTSSARMSLVPLAAEVLRQLVRTFHPKEICTSSYGIREGLLYEQMPQSVRERDPLIEACRFSEMKDARMPGFGKRLHMFIEPIFRARQYEKMRLIRAACLLHDVTWRAHPDYRAEVCFDNATRANLGGLTHNERIFLGLALLHRYKNSRDGTPFAPLIDMLTEKEVRDAEVLGKAMRFGAMFGVGAPDEIAKLVYFPKKKELILTLRPDAEDLFGEVAQARFQSLAGSLGAMTQVRHLRR; the protein is encoded by the coding sequence ATGGAGACGCTCCACGACTGGGGCGTATTCGGCCGGCCTCTGTTCCTGGACGATGACGCGCGGGCCCTGTCCCGTGTCGGCGTGGTCGATGTGGGATCCAACTCCGTGCGTCTCGTCGTCTTCGACGGCGCGACGCGCAGCCCGGCCTATTTCTACAACGAAAAGATCATGTGTGGTCTTGGGGCGGGACTGAGGGAGACGGGGCGGCTCAACCCCGAAGGCAAGGAACGCGCCATGGCCGCGATCAAGCGGTTCCAGAAACTGGCGCAGGGCATGCAGATCCCACCGCTCACGGCCGTTGCCACGGCCGCGATGCGGGAGGCTGAGGACGGTCCCGCTTTTCGGGAGGAGATCGAGCGGGAGACCGGCCTCAGCCTCTGGGTTATCGACGGCGAGGAGGAGGCGCGCCTGTCGGCGCAGGGCGTGCTGCTCGGCTGGCCGGAGGCGGACGGGCTCGTCTGCGACATCGGCGGCTCCTCGATGGAGCTCGCGGTGGTCCGGGGCGGCGAGGTCGGCGCCCGCGTCACCTCCCCCCTCGGGCCGCTGAAACTCCAGGGGCTGGGCGGCGGCCGCAAGGGGCTCAAGGACCACATCGCACCGATCATGGCCGAGCTCGGCGAGAAGATGGGCACGGATCACAAGCGGATCTACCTCGTCGGCGGCTCCTGGCGCGCCATCGCGCGGATCGACATGGAGCGGCGCAACTATCCGCTGCACGTCCTGCACGAATACCGGATGTCGAGCCGCGCGGTCACCGACACGATCAAGTTCATCCGCAAGTCCGATATCGCCACGCTGCGGGCGCGCACCGGCACCTCCTCGGCGCGCATGTCGCTCGTCCCGCTCGCCGCGGAGGTGCTGCGCCAGCTCGTGCGCACCTTCCATCCGAAGGAGATCTGCACCTCCTCCTACGGCATCCGCGAGGGCCTGCTCTACGAGCAGATGCCGCAAAGCGTGCGCGAGCGCGATCCGCTGATCGAGGCCTGCCGCTTCTCCGAGATGAAGGATGCGCGGATGCCGGGTTTCGGCAAGCGGCTCCACATGTTCATCGAGCCGATCTTCCGGGCGCGGCAATATGAAAAGATGCGGCTGATCCGCGCCGCCTGCCTCCTGCACGACGTGACCTGGCGCGCCCATCCCGACTACCGGGCCGAGGTCTGTTTCGACAATGCGACCCGTGCCAACCTGGGCGGGCTGACCCATAACGAACGGATCTTCCTCGGGCTCGCCCTTCTGCACCGCTACAAGAATTCGCGCGACGGCACGCCCTTCGCCCCGCTCATCGACATGCTGACGGAAAAGGAGGTCCGGGATGCCGAAGTGCTCGGCAAGGCCATGAGATTCGGGGCGATGTTCGGCGTGGGCGCGCCCGACGAGATCGCGAAGCTCGTCTATTTCCCGAAGAAGAAGGAACTCATCCTGACGCTCAGACCCGATGCCGAAGACCTGTTCGGAGAAGTCGCGCAGGCCCGGTTCCAGTCGCTCGCCGGCAGCCTCGGCGCGATGACGCAGGTCCGGCACCTCCGCCGCTGA
- a CDS encoding VOC family protein, producing MSYRIDHLVISASDLEHGCDAVEALLDIRFGPVGKHAEMGTEARLAALAPDACLEVIAPDPAAPRPAGARWFDLDNFGGPPRFTGWVVACDDLEEAWKRAPADVGRILSFRRGEFAWRMVVPESGVLPFDNCFPALIEWHSGRPARTLPDQGLRLRRLKIAHPEAGALREALAPFVSAMENVRIVQADRPGLMAEIGTASGEIWIT from the coding sequence ATGAGCTATCGTATTGATCATCTGGTGATATCCGCCTCCGACCTGGAGCATGGATGCGACGCCGTGGAGGCGCTGCTCGACATCCGCTTCGGCCCCGTGGGAAAGCATGCCGAGATGGGAACCGAGGCGCGGCTCGCGGCGCTCGCGCCCGACGCCTGCCTCGAGGTGATCGCCCCCGATCCCGCGGCGCCGCGCCCGGCGGGGGCGCGATGGTTCGATCTCGACAATTTCGGCGGTCCGCCGCGGTTCACCGGCTGGGTCGTGGCCTGCGACGATCTGGAGGAGGCCTGGAAGCGCGCGCCCGCCGACGTCGGCCGCATCCTCTCCTTCCGGCGCGGCGAGTTCGCCTGGCGCATGGTCGTGCCGGAAAGCGGGGTGCTGCCCTTCGACAATTGCTTTCCCGCGCTCATCGAATGGCATTCCGGCCGGCCGGCCCGGACGCTGCCCGACCAGGGTCTGCGCCTGCGCCGCCTGAAGATCGCCCACCCGGAGGCCGGGGCGCTGCGGGAGGCCCTTGCGCCTTTCGTCTCGGCCATGGAGAATGTTCGCATCGTCCAAGCGGACCGGCCGGGTCTCATGGCCGAGATCGGCACAGCGTCAGGGGAGATCTGGATCACATGA
- a CDS encoding molecular chaperone DjiA — MSIWSRILEALKALGAGESLAAVFERLRSPPEQRVGFAIAVIALGAKMAKADGLVTRNEVTAFREVFRIAPEDEAAAARVFNLARHDIAGFEDYAKQVKKMYGDDCRPLMDLLDGLFHIAMADGDYHPGEEAFLARVAEIFDIEPRAFRALRARYVPDAVRDPYDVLGVDPATPLGEIKSAWRQLVRETHPDRMIARGVPEEAVKLASDRLVEINAAWEEISTERAA, encoded by the coding sequence ATGTCGATCTGGTCCCGCATCCTCGAGGCGCTCAAGGCGCTTGGCGCCGGCGAAAGCCTTGCCGCCGTCTTCGAACGCCTGCGCTCGCCGCCCGAACAGCGGGTGGGATTCGCCATTGCCGTGATCGCCCTCGGGGCGAAGATGGCGAAGGCGGACGGGCTCGTGACCCGCAACGAGGTCACCGCCTTTCGCGAGGTGTTCCGCATCGCGCCGGAGGACGAGGCCGCCGCGGCGCGCGTCTTCAACCTCGCCCGTCACGACATCGCCGGGTTCGAGGATTATGCGAAACAGGTCAAGAAGATGTATGGCGACGACTGCCGTCCGCTGATGGACCTGCTCGACGGGCTGTTTCACATCGCGATGGCCGATGGCGACTATCATCCCGGCGAGGAGGCGTTCCTCGCGCGGGTGGCGGAGATCTTCGACATCGAACCGCGCGCCTTCCGCGCCCTGCGCGCGCGCTATGTGCCCGACGCGGTGCGCGATCCCTATGACGTGCTCGGCGTCGATCCCGCCACCCCGCTCGGGGAGATCAAGTCGGCCTGGCGCCAGCTCGTGCGCGAGACTCACCCCGACCGGATGATCGCCCGCGGCGTGCCCGAGGAGGCGGTGAAGCTGGCTTCCGACCGGCTGGTGGAGATCAACGCCGCCTGGGAGGAAATCTCGACGGAGCGTGCCGCCTGA
- a CDS encoding endonuclease/exonuclease/phosphatase family protein, which translates to MRIVTYNVEWFDNLFDDAGRPQADGRWSARHNITREMQLEALGIVFTALDADAVMVIEAPDTNSRRDTRRALEQFADWAGLRAVAVEMGFVNDTQQEIALLYDPLVLSARHDPMGAPEGLGTGLEPPMFNSVYRLDLDTDRQREEVRFSKPPLELAVTHLATGFAFRMIGAHLKSKAPHGARRHDDVIRISIENRRKQLAQAIWLRERVEGHLAAGEPMIVLGDFNDGPGLDTYEGLFGRSALEIVMGRDGPEVPPEMRLHDPNAAEALSRRGNLGPTSARFYIDKERRYLAALLDYVMLSQELAAGAAWRIWHPFDDPVCYETPELHQALLTASDHFPVSVDVDLPPWG; encoded by the coding sequence ATGCGCATCGTGACCTATAACGTCGAATGGTTCGACAATCTGTTCGACGATGCCGGGCGGCCGCAGGCCGACGGCCGCTGGTCCGCGCGCCACAACATCACCCGCGAGATGCAGCTCGAGGCGCTGGGGATCGTCTTCACCGCGCTGGACGCCGATGCGGTGATGGTGATCGAGGCGCCGGACACGAACAGCCGCCGCGACACGCGCCGGGCGCTCGAACAGTTCGCCGACTGGGCGGGGCTTCGGGCCGTGGCGGTGGAGATGGGCTTCGTCAACGACACGCAACAGGAAATCGCGTTGCTCTACGATCCGCTGGTGCTGAGCGCGCGGCACGATCCGATGGGGGCGCCGGAAGGGCTCGGCACCGGGCTCGAGCCGCCGATGTTCAATTCGGTCTACCGGCTCGACCTCGACACGGACCGGCAGCGCGAGGAGGTGCGCTTCTCGAAACCGCCGCTGGAGCTTGCCGTGACCCATCTGGCGACGGGGTTTGCCTTTCGCATGATCGGCGCGCATCTGAAGTCGAAGGCGCCGCACGGCGCCCGGCGGCATGACGACGTGATCCGGATCTCGATCGAGAACCGCCGCAAGCAGTTGGCGCAGGCGATCTGGCTGCGCGAGCGCGTGGAGGGGCACCTCGCCGCGGGCGAGCCGATGATCGTGCTCGGGGATTTCAACGACGGGCCGGGGCTCGACACCTATGAAGGGCTCTTCGGCCGCTCGGCGCTGGAGATCGTCATGGGGCGCGACGGGCCGGAAGTGCCGCCGGAGATGCGGCTCCATGATCCGAACGCCGCCGAGGCGCTGAGCCGGCGGGGCAATCTCGGCCCGACCTCGGCCCGGTTCTACATCGACAAGGAGCGGCGCTATCTCGCCGCGCTGCTCGATTACGTGATGCTGTCCCAGGAACTCGCCGCCGGCGCGGCATGGCGGATCTGGCATCCGTTCGACGATCCCGTGTGCTACGAGACGCCGGAGCTTCACCAGGCGCTGCTCACCGCCTCCGATCACTTTCCGGTCTCCGTCGACGTCGATCTGCCGCCCTGGGGGTGA
- a CDS encoding GNAT family N-acetyltransferase has translation MTVHTYLRVATAGDAPALRAIMAPVIAETTASFSSEERSEADWIAMISDRLARGRAFYVAELAGEVVGYATYDQFRPGNNGYRFTMEHTVYLNDRAQGQGLGRILMLTIEEHAREAGHHSMIGAIDGDNKASIAFHRALGYRKAGTVPQAGFKFGRWLDVLFMQKFL, from the coding sequence ATGACCGTTCACACCTACCTTCGCGTCGCGACCGCCGGAGACGCGCCTGCGCTCCGGGCGATCATGGCGCCGGTCATCGCGGAGACGACCGCCTCCTTCTCCTCCGAGGAGCGCAGCGAGGCGGACTGGATCGCGATGATCTCCGACCGGCTGGCGCGCGGCCGCGCCTTCTATGTCGCGGAGCTCGCCGGCGAGGTGGTGGGCTATGCGACCTACGACCAGTTCCGGCCCGGCAACAACGGCTATCGCTTCACCATGGAGCATACCGTCTACCTCAACGACCGGGCGCAGGGGCAGGGGCTCGGCCGCATCCTCATGCTCACCATCGAGGAACATGCGCGCGAGGCGGGGCATCATTCGATGATCGGCGCGATCGACGGCGACAACAAGGCCTCGATCGCCTTCCACCGCGCCCTCGGCTACCGCAAGGCGGGGACGGTGCCGCAGGCGGGGTTCAAGTTCGGCCGCTGGCTCGACGTGCTGTTCATGCAGAAGTTCCTCTGA
- a CDS encoding AI-2E family transporter, which produces MALPVRDQAKYWGIAAAVFLVLLWALGNVILPFVLGMAVAYMLDPVADKLEALGLRRTAATLVITAVAVVLFVLAALLVVPTLIRQTTDLIDAAPDIFNNLKSFLTTRFPALLDEDSQVYRSLLQIGETIQSRGGALLSTALTSAMSLVNVLMLLVLVPVITFYLLLDWDRMVAEIDKLLPRDHAPVIRQLAGNIDRTLASFIRGQGTVCLILGTFYAVALMLTGLNFGLVAGAIAGALTFIPYVGAIVGGALSIGLALFQFWGDWWMIAAVAGIFAIGQFVEGNILTPNLVGSSVGLHPVWLIFALSAFGTVFGFVGMLVAVPVAAAFGVIARFALDHYRTSRLYKGQTDHAVPLPPDQAAIEAETRSYRTPD; this is translated from the coding sequence ATGGCGCTACCGGTCCGGGATCAGGCAAAATACTGGGGCATCGCGGCGGCGGTGTTCCTCGTGCTTCTGTGGGCGCTGGGGAACGTGATCCTGCCCTTCGTGCTCGGCATGGCGGTGGCCTACATGCTCGACCCGGTGGCCGACAAGCTCGAGGCGCTCGGGCTCCGACGCACGGCAGCGACGCTCGTGATCACCGCGGTCGCGGTCGTCCTCTTCGTCCTCGCGGCGCTCCTCGTCGTGCCGACGCTGATTCGCCAGACCACCGACCTGATCGACGCGGCGCCCGACATCTTCAACAATCTCAAGAGTTTCCTGACGACGCGCTTCCCGGCGCTGCTCGACGAGGACAGCCAGGTCTACCGCTCCCTCCTCCAGATCGGCGAGACCATCCAGTCGCGGGGCGGCGCGCTGCTCTCGACCGCGCTCACCTCGGCGATGAGCCTCGTCAACGTGCTCATGCTGCTCGTCCTCGTGCCGGTGATCACCTTCTACCTGCTGCTCGACTGGGACAGGATGGTGGCGGAGATCGACAAGCTCCTGCCGCGCGACCATGCCCCGGTGATCCGCCAGCTCGCCGGCAACATCGACCGCACGCTCGCCTCCTTCATCCGCGGACAGGGAACGGTCTGCCTCATCCTCGGCACCTTCTATGCCGTCGCGCTCATGCTCACCGGCCTCAACTTCGGCCTCGTCGCCGGGGCCATCGCCGGCGCGCTCACCTTCATCCCCTATGTCGGGGCCATCGTGGGCGGCGCGCTCTCGATCGGGCTCGCGCTGTTCCAGTTCTGGGGCGACTGGTGGATGATCGCCGCGGTCGCGGGCATCTTCGCGATCGGCCAGTTCGTCGAGGGCAATATCCTCACGCCCAATCTCGTCGGGTCCTCCGTGGGCCTGCATCCGGTCTGGCTGATCTTCGCCCTCTCGGCCTTCGGCACGGTGTTCGGCTTTGTCGGCATGCTCGTCGCCGTGCCCGTCGCCGCCGCCTTCGGCGTGATCGCGCGCTTCGCGCTCGACCACTATCGCACGAGCCGCCTCTACAAGGGACAGACGGACCACGCCGTTCCCCTGCCCCCCGACCAGGCCGCGATCGAGGCGGAAACCAGATCCTACAGGACACCGGACTGA
- a CDS encoding DnaA ATPase domain-containing protein: MAKQLVLNLPTREALGRDAFFVAPSNAVALATLDGADLWPSGKLALVGPAGAGKTHLAHVWAGDRGAVILTPDRLARADIPTLAARHFVVVEDADTLPALPDVAGAEEALFHLHNLVLAEGGRLLVTASTPPNRWRLGLPDLASRMQGTSVVRIAPPDDMLLSAMLVKQFEDRQLVVSRSLIGWLVKRMERSAASARDLVERLDREALREGRPVTRALAARLLGDDEEEE; the protein is encoded by the coding sequence ATGGCCAAGCAGCTCGTCCTCAACCTGCCCACCCGCGAGGCGCTGGGACGCGACGCGTTTTTCGTCGCCCCCTCCAACGCCGTGGCGCTCGCCACGCTCGACGGTGCGGATCTCTGGCCTTCGGGCAAGCTCGCCCTCGTCGGCCCCGCCGGCGCCGGAAAGACCCATCTCGCCCATGTCTGGGCCGGCGATCGCGGCGCGGTGATCCTGACGCCCGACAGGCTCGCCCGCGCCGACATTCCGACCCTCGCCGCCCGCCACTTCGTCGTGGTGGAGGATGCCGACACCCTCCCCGCCCTGCCCGACGTGGCGGGGGCCGAGGAGGCGCTGTTCCACCTGCACAACCTGGTGCTGGCGGAGGGCGGGCGCCTTCTCGTCACCGCCTCGACGCCGCCGAACCGCTGGCGGCTCGGCCTGCCCGACCTCGCGTCGCGAATGCAGGGCACTTCGGTGGTGCGCATCGCGCCGCCCGACGACATGCTGCTGAGCGCGATGCTCGTCAAGCAGTTCGAGGACCGCCAGCTCGTCGTCTCCCGGAGCCTGATCGGCTGGCTCGTGAAGCGCATGGAACGCTCCGCCGCCTCCGCCCGCGACCTCGTCGAACGGCTCGACCGCGAGGCGCTGCGCGAAGGCCGCCCCGTCACCCGCGCCCTCGCCGCCCGGCTGCTCGGAGACGACGAGGAGGAGGAATGA
- the proS gene encoding proline--tRNA ligase, translating into MRLSRYFLPVLKETPAEAQIASHRLMLRAGMVRQQSAGIYSWLPLGLKVLRNVERIVHEEQQRAGHIPLLMPTLQSADLWKESGRYDAYGEELLRLTDRHGRDMLYSPTAEELFTDVFRSYVKSYKDLPLTLYQIQWKFRDEIRPRFGVMRGREFLMKDGYTFDLTKEDALHAYNRHLVTYLRTYERMGLQAIPMRADSGPIGGDDTHEFLVLADTGESEVFYDSEITDLSFGDREIDYDSVEQCQAVLEEFTSRYARTDETHDAALFEQVPEARRRVARGIEVGQIFYFGTKYSEAMGATVQGPDGKPVPVHMGSHGIGVSRLVGALIEANHDDRGIIWPEGVTPFHVGIVNLKQGDAEADAACDSLYASFAALGLDPLYDDTSERAGGKFATMDLIGLPWRVTVGPRGLKNGVVEVTSRRTGESEEMTPEMAVEKIAGIYAGR; encoded by the coding sequence ATGCGTCTGTCGCGCTACTTCCTCCCGGTTCTGAAAGAAACCCCCGCCGAGGCACAGATCGCCTCCCACCGCCTCATGCTGCGCGCCGGCATGGTCCGCCAGCAATCCGCGGGGATCTATTCCTGGCTGCCGCTGGGCCTCAAGGTGCTGCGCAATGTCGAGCGGATCGTGCATGAGGAACAGCAGCGTGCCGGCCATATCCCGCTTTTGATGCCGACCCTGCAATCGGCCGATCTGTGGAAGGAGTCGGGCCGCTACGACGCCTATGGAGAGGAGCTCCTGCGCCTTACCGACCGCCATGGCCGCGACATGCTCTATTCGCCCACCGCCGAGGAATTGTTCACCGACGTCTTCCGCTCCTATGTGAAATCCTACAAGGATCTGCCGCTGACGCTCTACCAGATCCAGTGGAAGTTCCGCGACGAGATCCGCCCCCGCTTCGGCGTCATGCGCGGGCGCGAATTCCTGATGAAGGACGGATATACCTTCGACCTGACGAAGGAAGACGCGCTGCACGCCTACAACCGGCATCTCGTCACCTACCTGCGCACCTACGAGCGCATGGGGCTTCAGGCGATTCCGATGCGCGCCGACAGCGGCCCGATCGGCGGCGACGACACGCATGAGTTCCTGGTGCTGGCCGACACCGGCGAGTCGGAAGTGTTCTACGACAGCGAGATCACCGACCTGAGCTTCGGCGACCGCGAGATCGACTATGACAGCGTCGAACAGTGCCAGGCCGTGCTGGAGGAATTCACCTCGCGGTATGCGCGCACGGACGAAACCCATGACGCGGCCCTGTTCGAGCAAGTCCCGGAGGCGCGCCGGCGCGTCGCGCGCGGCATCGAGGTCGGCCAGATCTTCTATTTCGGCACGAAATATTCCGAGGCGATGGGCGCCACCGTGCAGGGGCCGGACGGAAAGCCCGTGCCGGTGCATATGGGCTCGCACGGGATCGGCGTGTCCCGCCTCGTGGGCGCGCTGATCGAGGCGAACCACGACGACAGGGGCATCATCTGGCCCGAGGGCGTCACGCCCTTTCATGTCGGCATCGTCAATCTCAAGCAGGGCGATGCGGAGGCGGACGCGGCCTGCGACAGCCTCTATGCGAGCTTCGCGGCCCTCGGGCTCGATCCGCTCTATGACGACACGAGCGAGCGCGCGGGCGGCAAGTTCGCCACGATGGACCTGATCGGCCTGCCGTGGCGCGTCACCGTGGGCCCGCGCGGGCTGAAGAACGGCGTGGTCGAGGTCACCTCCCGCCGCACCGGCGAGAGCGAGGAGATGACGCCGGAGATGGCGGTGGAAAAGATCGCCGGCATCTACGCCGGGCGCTGA
- the nhaA gene encoding Na+/H+ antiporter NhaA has translation MLLRRLENFFDSDASGGIVLMVSAIAAMFVANSSLYPFYDASLSSYLAVTLGGGGLEKPLILWINDGLMAVFFLLVGLELKRELLEGKLKNPRDVVLPGMAAVGGMAMPALVYFLLNFGTPETHSGWAIPAATDIAFALGILALVGDRVPSSLKVFLLTLAILDDLGAILIIAFFYTAELHLDYLFLAAIPLVIMYFMNRAGIHRIAPIILLGTVLWVLVLKSGVHATLAGVVTAFFIPLKDRYGKSPLHGLEHALSPYVFFLIVPVFAFANAGVVLTGVTLADVFSPLPLGIALGLILGKQIGVMGVTWLLVKFGIAKKPYGATWLHIYGVAALAGIGFTMSLFIGGLSFVDAFHMNEVRIGVLSGSVISAVIGYAVLRLAPAAPTAHKAEDEETEILPSADPRPAQ, from the coding sequence ATGCTCCTGCGCCGACTGGAAAACTTCTTCGACAGCGACGCCTCGGGAGGCATCGTTCTCATGGTCTCCGCAATCGCGGCCATGTTCGTTGCCAACTCCTCGCTTTATCCCTTTTATGACGCGAGCCTGTCGTCCTACCTCGCCGTGACCCTTGGGGGCGGAGGACTCGAAAAACCATTGATCCTCTGGATCAACGACGGCCTGATGGCCGTCTTCTTTTTGCTCGTGGGCCTCGAGCTCAAACGCGAACTGCTCGAGGGCAAGCTCAAGAACCCGCGCGACGTCGTGCTGCCCGGCATGGCGGCGGTCGGCGGCATGGCCATGCCCGCGCTCGTCTATTTCCTGCTCAATTTCGGAACGCCCGAAACCCATTCCGGCTGGGCGATCCCCGCGGCCACCGACATCGCCTTCGCGCTCGGCATCCTCGCGCTCGTCGGCGACCGGGTGCCCTCCTCGCTGAAGGTCTTCCTGCTGACGCTGGCGATCCTCGACGACCTCGGCGCGATCCTGATCATCGCCTTCTTCTACACCGCCGAGCTGCATCTCGACTACCTGTTCCTCGCGGCGATCCCGCTCGTGATCATGTATTTCATGAACCGGGCCGGCATTCACCGGATCGCGCCGATCATCCTGCTTGGCACCGTGCTCTGGGTGCTCGTGCTGAAATCGGGCGTCCATGCCACGCTCGCGGGCGTGGTGACGGCCTTCTTCATCCCGCTCAAGGACCGTTACGGGAAATCCCCGCTCCACGGGCTCGAACACGCGCTCTCCCCCTATGTGTTCTTCCTGATCGTGCCGGTCTTCGCCTTTGCCAATGCCGGCGTGGTGCTCACCGGCGTGACGCTTGCGGATGTGTTCTCCCCGCTGCCGCTCGGCATCGCGCTCGGCCTCATCCTCGGCAAGCAGATCGGCGTGATGGGCGTGACCTGGCTGCTGGTGAAGTTCGGCATCGCGAAAAAGCCCTATGGCGCGACCTGGCTGCATATCTACGGCGTCGCCGCGCTGGCGGGGATCGGCTTCACCATGTCGCTCTTCATCGGCGGGCTCAGCTTCGTCGACGCGTTCCACATGAACGAGGTGCGCATCGGGGTGCTGTCGGGCTCGGTGATTTCCGCCGTCATCGGCTACGCGGTGCTGAGGCTCGCCCCCGCCGCGCCCACGGCGCACAAGGCGGAGGACGAGGAGACGGAGATCCTGCCCTCCGCAGATCCGCGCCCGGCGCAATAG